The following are encoded in a window of Spea bombifrons isolate aSpeBom1 chromosome 2, aSpeBom1.2.pri, whole genome shotgun sequence genomic DNA:
- the MED14 gene encoding mediator of RNA polymerase II transcription subunit 14 isoform X3 gives MPPVQLENSQLVVAGGPTSAPQAPPSGAVVATTSPSHGYRLSTLIDFLLQRTYQEINVLADLLPRKTDMERKIEIVQFASRTRQLFVRLLALVKWANNAGKVEKCAMISSFLDQQTILFVDTADRLASLARDALVHARLPSFAIPYAIDVLTTGSYPRLPTCIRDKIIPPDPITKTEKQTTLHQLNQILRHRLVTTDLPPQLANLTVANGRVKFRVEGEFEATLTVMGDDPDIPWRLLKLEILVEDKETGDGRALVHSMQINFIHQLIQSRLFSDEKPLQDMYNCLHSFCLSLQLEVLHSQTLMLIRERWGDLVQVERYYAGKCLTLTVWNQQVLGRKTGTASVHKVTIKIDENDGSKPLQISHEPPLPACDSKLMERAMRIDHLSIEKLLIDSVHARSHQKLQELKAIMKSFNTKDNSFIETALPTLVIPILEPCGRSECLHVFVDLHSGMFQLMLYGFDQSTLEDIEKSINDDMKRIIPWLQQLKFWLGQQRCKHSVKHLPTVCSETLHLTNYATHPVNNLSRHKLFIKLTRLPQYYIVVEMFEVAGNPTELEYAYHFLSVGHQDGEENPPTALVLQKFKPNVEELAVDGTCRKQAKPGSKRKLSGEQGSSECKKPKRTGEMCAFNKVLAHFVAMCDSNMPFIGLRMELSNMEIPHQGVQIEGDGFSHAIRILRVPPCKGTSEETQKALEQSLLDCTFRLQGRNNRTWVAELVFANCPLNSATSREQGPTRHVYLTYENPLSEPVGGRKVVEMFLNDWNSIARLYECVLEFSRCLQDIPPHLNLFSEVRLYNYRKLILCYGPTKGSSISIQWNSVHHKFHISLGTTGPNSGCSNCHNIILHQLQEMFNKVPNVVQLLQVLFDTQAPLNAINKLPTVPMLGLTQRINTAYQCFSILPQSPTHIRLAFRNMYCIDIYCKSRGVVAIRDGAYSLFDNSKIVEGFYPAPGLKTFLNMFVDSNQDARRRSVNEDDNPPSPIGGDMMDSLISQLQPQAQQTPQQFAKQAGTSGAYPLTSPPSSYHNAVTPSPSMMHSQSPGNLQSSPSGALRAPSPASFGPTPSPSSLGITMVPNSNFASPHGSQSMPTNMPPPRKLPQRSWAASIPTILTHSALHVLLLPSPTPGLSPALAGSYLCSPLERFLGSVNMRRHLQRIIQQETLQLINSNEPGVIMFKTDVLKCRVALNPSTNQTLQLKVTPENAGQWKPEELQVLEKFFETRVAGPPFKANTLIAFTKLLGAPTHILRDCVHIMKLELFPDQTNQLKWNVQFCLTIPPSAPPIAPPGTPAVVLKSKMLFFLQLTQKTSVPTEAVSIIVPIIYDMASGTTQQADIPRQQNSSGTAPLMVSNILKRFAEMNPPRPGECTIFAAVRDLMANLTLPPGGRP, from the exons ATGCCTCCCGTGCAGCTGGAGAACAGTCAGCTGGTAGTGGCTGGGGGTCCAACTTCTGCCCCACAGGCGCCTCCCTCGGGGGCAGTGGTGGCTACAACGTCCCCCAGTCATGGCTACCGACTAAGCACACTCATAGACTTCTTGCTTCAGAGGACCTATCAGGAGATCAACGTCCTGGCGGATCT GCTTCCGAGAAAGACTGACATGGAAAG GAAGATTGAAATTGTGCAGTTTGCCAGCCGTACTCGTCAGCTTTTTGTGCGGTTACTAGCACTAGTGAAATGGGCAAACAATGCAGGAAAAGTAGAGAAGTGTGCG ATGATATCAAGCTTCCTAGATCAGCAAACCATATTATTTGTGGACACCGCTGATCGCCTTGCATCCTTAGCCAGAGATGCCCTGGTGCATGCTCGTTTGCCCAGTTTTGCTATTCCTTATGCCATTGACGTGCTAACAACAGGGTCCTACCCGCGGCTGCCAACATGTATTAGG GATAAAATAATCCCCCCAGATCCTATAACAAAAACAGAGAAGCAAACAACTCTTCATCAGCTGAATCAGATCCTCCGACATCGACTTGTAACTACAGACCTCCCTCCACAGCTGGCAAATCTCACAGTTG CCAATGGCAGGGTAAAATTTCGTGTCGAGGGTGAATTTGAAGCAACCCTTACTGTAATGGGAGATGATCCTGACATTCCTTGGCGCCTTCTGAAATTGGAAATACTGGTGGAAGATAAAGAAACTGGAG atggTCGTGCATTGGTCCACAGCATGCAGATCAACTTTATCCATCAGTTGATTCAGTCGAGACTATTTTCAGATGAAAAACCACTTCAAGACATGTACAACTGCTTGC ACTCCTTCTGCCTGTCCCTTCAGCTGGAAGTCCTCCATTCACAAACTTTAATGCTGATACGAGAACGTTGGGGCGATCTTGTACAGGTGGAGCGTTACTATGCAGGAAAATGCCTCACTCTTACAGTTTGGaa CCAACAGGTACTGGGAAGGAAAACGGGAACTGCATCTGTTCACAAGGTCACCATAAAGATTGACGAGAATGATGGTTCAAAACCTCTGCAAATTTCCCATGAACCTCCTCTTCCTGCCTGTGATTCTAAGTTAATGGAAAGAGctatgcgg ATTGACCATTTGTCGATAGAGAAACTGCTAATAGACAGTGTACATGCACGGTCACATCAGAAGCTGCAGGAATTAAAAGCCATCATGAAGAGTTTCAATACAAAGGATAACT CTTTCATCGAAACAGCCCTTCCAACACTGGTCATTCCCATCTTGGAGCCCTGTGGCCGTTCCGAGTGTCTTCATGTTTTTGTAGATCTTCATTCTGGAATGTTTCAGCTCATGTTGTATGGATTTG ACCAGTCCACATTGGAGGATATAGAAAAATCTATCAATGATGATATGAAGAGAATAATTCCTTGGCTTCAGCAACTCAA ATTTTGGCTTGGACAACAGCGGTGTAAGCATTCGGTAAAGCATCTTCCCACAGTGTGCTCTGAGACTTTGCATCTAACAAACTACGCAACCCACCCTGTTAATAATCTCTCTAGGCACAAGCTGTTTATCAAGCTGACCCGTCTTCCACAGTATTATATA GTAGTTGAAATGTTTGAGGTTGCTGGCAACCCCACAGAATTGGAGTATGCCTACCATTTCTTGTCTGTTGGTCATCAAGATGGAGAAGAGAATCCACCCACTGCTCTTGTGCTCCAGAAGTTCAAACCAAATGTAGAGGAGCTAGCTGTAGATGGCACATGCCGCAAGCAAGCTAAACCAGGCTCTAAGCGCAAG ctTTCTGGTGAGCAGGGTTCTTCTGAATGTAAGAAGCCAAAACGAACAGGGGAGATGTGTGCCTTCAATAAAGTACTTGCTCACTTTGTGGCTATGTGTGACTCCAACATGCCTTTCATCGGCCTTAGGATGGAG ctaTCCAACATGGAGATTCCACATCAAGGTGTTCAGATTGAAGGGGATGGTTTCAGTCATGCCATTAGAATACTAAG GGTTCCCCCATGTAAAGGAACAAGTGAAGAAACTCAGAAGGCGCTGGAACAGTCGCTACTTGATTGCACATTCCGACTCCAAGGCAGGAATAACCGTACTTGGGTGGCAGAGTTGGTATTTGCGAATTGTCCACTCAACAGCGCCACATCCAGGGAACAAG GCCCCACACGGCACGTCTACCTGACGTATGAAAACCCGCTTTCTGAGCCAGTTGGTGGCCGAAAGGTGGTCGAGATGTTCCTGAATGACTGGAATAGTATTGCTCGattgtatgaatgtgtattgGAATTTTCCCGTTGTTTACAAG ATATACCACCTCATCTAAATCTCTTCTCTGAGGTCCGTTTGTACAACTATCGAAAACTTATCCTGTGCTACGGCCCAACAAAGGGAAGCTCA ataAGCATACAGTGGAACTCTGTCCACCATAAATTTCATATCTCGCTTGGAACCACTGGCCCTAATTCCGGTTGTAGTAATTGTCACAATATCATTCTTCACCAGCTGCAGGAAATGTTCAACAAAGTTCCAAACGTAGTCCAGTTATTACAG GTATTATTTGACACACAAGCTCCTCTCAATGCAATTAACAAGCTTCCAACGGTGCCAATGCTGGGACTCACGCAACGAATAAACACGGCCTACCAGTGCTTTTCAATTCTCCCTCAGTCCCCCACACATATTCGACTGGCCTTCAGGAACATGTATTGCATTGACATTTACTGCAAAAGTCGGGGAGTTGTAGCAATACGTGATGGTGCCTACAGTCTCTTTGACAACAGCAAAATAGTTGAAGGATTTTATCCGGCGCCTGGACTTAAG ACTTTCCTAAATATGTTTGTAGACAGCAATCAGGATGCAAGGAGGCGATCGGTCAACGAGGATGATAATCCGCCGTCCCCGATAGGTGGTGATATGATGGATTCGCTAATATCCCAGTTACAACCACAAGCACAGCAAACACCACAG cagtTTGCAAAGCAGGCTGGTACATCGGGTGCATATCCTCTTACTTCACCACCCTCCTCCTACCACAATGCAGTTACACCTTCTCCATCTATGATGCACTCACAGTCACCTg GAAATCTGCAAAGTTCTCCAAGTGGTGCACTCAGAGCACCTTCACCTGCTTCCTTTGGTCCCACCCCATCACCTTCCTCCCTTGGAATTACAATGGTCCCCAACTCAAATTTTGCTAGTCCCCATG GTTCTCAGTCAATGCCAACAAATATGCCTCCCCCTCGAAAGCTACCTCAGCGCTCATGGGCTGCATCCATCCCGACAATCCTTACCCACAGTGCCTTGCACGTACTCCTATTGCCTTCTCCTACTCCAGGACTATCACCTGCTCTGGCAGGCAGCTACCTATGTTCTCCTCTGGAAAGGTTCCTTGGATCCGTTAACATGAGAAGGCATCTCCAGAGGATAATCCAGCAAGAAACG cTGCAGCTTATAAATTCCAATGAACCAGGTGTCATAATGTTCAAGACCGATGTCCTTAAGTGTCGGGTGGCTCTTAATCCCTCTACAAACCAGACATTGCAGCTGAAAGTTACACCAGAGAATGCCGGACAGTGGAAGCCAGAAGAGCTGCAAGTTCTGGAGAAATTCTTTGAAACCAGG gtTGCAGGTCCACCTTTCAAAGCAAATACCCTCATTGCTTTCACAAAACTGTTGGGTGCTCCAACACACATCCTAAGAGATTGTGTTCACATCATGAAGCTAGAACTG TTCCCAGATCAAACAAATCAGCTGAAATGGAATGTGCAGTTCTGCTTGACCATCCCTCCCAGCGCACCACCGATAGCTCCTCCAGGGACTCCTGCCGTTGTGCTTAAAtctaaaatgctgtttttt CTTCAACTAACTCAGAAAACATCAGTACCCACTGAGGCTGTTAGTATTATTGTTCCCATCATCTATGATATGGCATCTGGGACAACCCAGCAGGCTGACATTCCGCGTCAGCAGAACTCTTCAGGGACAGCTCCATTAATGGTCAGCAACATTCTAAAAAGATTTGCGGAGATGAATCCACCACGCCCAG GTGAATGTACGATTTTTGCCGCTGTACGGGATTTGATGGCCAATCTTACACTGCCTCCTGGTGGACGGCCGTGA
- the MED14 gene encoding mediator of RNA polymerase II transcription subunit 14 isoform X2, with protein sequence MPPVQLENSQLVVAGGPTSAPQAPPSGAVVATTSPSHGYRLSTLIDFLLQRTYQEINVLADLLPRKTDMERKIEIVQFASRTRQLFVRLLALVKWANNAGKVEKCAMISSFLDQQTILFVDTADRLASLARDALVHARLPSFAIPYAIDVLTTGSYPRLPTCIRDKIIPPDPITKTEKQTTLHQLNQILRHRLVTTDLPPQLANLTVANGRVKFRVEGEFEATLTVMGDDPDIPWRLLKLEILVEDKETGDGRALVHSMQINFIHQLIQSRLFSDEKPLQDMYNCLHSFCLSLQLEVLHSQTLMLIRERWGDLVQVERYYAGKCLTLTVWNQQVLGRKTGTASVHKVTIKIDENDGSKPLQISHEPPLPACDSKLMERAMRIDHLSIEKLLIDSVHARSHQKLQELKAIMKSFNTKDNSFIETALPTLVIPILEPCGRSECLHVFVDLHSGMFQLMLYGFDQSTLEDIEKSINDDMKRIIPWLQQLKFWLGQQRCKHSVKHLPTVCSETLHLTNYATHPVNNLSRHKLFIKLTRLPQYYIVVEMFEVAGNPTELEYAYHFLSVGHQDGEENPPTALVLQKFKPNVEELAVDGTCRKQAKPGSKRKLSGEQGSSECKKPKRTGEMCAFNKVLAHFVAMCDSNMPFIGLRMELSNMEIPHQGVQIEGDGFSHAIRILRVPPCKGTSEETQKALEQSLLDCTFRLQGRNNRTWVAELVFANCPLNSATSREQGPTRHVYLTYENPLSEPVGGRKVVEMFLNDWNSIARLYECVLEFSRCLQDIPPHLNLFSEVRLYNYRKLILCYGPTKGSSISIQWNSVHHKFHISLGTTGPNSGCSNCHNIILHQLQEMFNKVPNVVQLLQVLFDTQAPLNAINKLPTVPMLGLTQRINTAYQCFSILPQSPTHIRLAFRNMYCIDIYCKSRGVVAIRDGAYSLFDNSKIVEGFYPAPGLKTFLNMFVDSNQDARRRSVNEDDNPPSPIGGDMMDSLISQLQPQAQQTPQFAKQAGTSGAYPLTSPPSSYHNAVTPSPSMMHSQSPGNLQSSPSGALRAPSPASFGPTPSPSSLGITMVPNSNFASPHGTLDPSSPYTMMSPSQRAGNWPGSPQVSGPSPATRMTGMSPANPSLHSPIPDVSHSPRAGTSSQSMPTNMPPPRKLPQRSWAASIPTILTHSALHVLLLPSPTPGLSPALAGSYLCSPLERFLGSVNMRRHLQRIIQQETLQLINSNEPGVIMFKTDVLKCRVALNPSTNQTLQLKVTPENAGQWKPEELQVLEKFFETRVAGPPFKANTLIAFTKLLGAPTHILRDCVHIMKLELFPDQTNQLKWNVQFCLTIPPSAPPIAPPGTPAVVLKSKMLFFLQLTQKTSVPTEAVSIIVPIIYDMASGTTQQADIPRQQNSSGTAPLMVSNILKRFAEMNPPRPGECTIFAAVRDLMANLTLPPGGRP encoded by the exons ATGCCTCCCGTGCAGCTGGAGAACAGTCAGCTGGTAGTGGCTGGGGGTCCAACTTCTGCCCCACAGGCGCCTCCCTCGGGGGCAGTGGTGGCTACAACGTCCCCCAGTCATGGCTACCGACTAAGCACACTCATAGACTTCTTGCTTCAGAGGACCTATCAGGAGATCAACGTCCTGGCGGATCT GCTTCCGAGAAAGACTGACATGGAAAG GAAGATTGAAATTGTGCAGTTTGCCAGCCGTACTCGTCAGCTTTTTGTGCGGTTACTAGCACTAGTGAAATGGGCAAACAATGCAGGAAAAGTAGAGAAGTGTGCG ATGATATCAAGCTTCCTAGATCAGCAAACCATATTATTTGTGGACACCGCTGATCGCCTTGCATCCTTAGCCAGAGATGCCCTGGTGCATGCTCGTTTGCCCAGTTTTGCTATTCCTTATGCCATTGACGTGCTAACAACAGGGTCCTACCCGCGGCTGCCAACATGTATTAGG GATAAAATAATCCCCCCAGATCCTATAACAAAAACAGAGAAGCAAACAACTCTTCATCAGCTGAATCAGATCCTCCGACATCGACTTGTAACTACAGACCTCCCTCCACAGCTGGCAAATCTCACAGTTG CCAATGGCAGGGTAAAATTTCGTGTCGAGGGTGAATTTGAAGCAACCCTTACTGTAATGGGAGATGATCCTGACATTCCTTGGCGCCTTCTGAAATTGGAAATACTGGTGGAAGATAAAGAAACTGGAG atggTCGTGCATTGGTCCACAGCATGCAGATCAACTTTATCCATCAGTTGATTCAGTCGAGACTATTTTCAGATGAAAAACCACTTCAAGACATGTACAACTGCTTGC ACTCCTTCTGCCTGTCCCTTCAGCTGGAAGTCCTCCATTCACAAACTTTAATGCTGATACGAGAACGTTGGGGCGATCTTGTACAGGTGGAGCGTTACTATGCAGGAAAATGCCTCACTCTTACAGTTTGGaa CCAACAGGTACTGGGAAGGAAAACGGGAACTGCATCTGTTCACAAGGTCACCATAAAGATTGACGAGAATGATGGTTCAAAACCTCTGCAAATTTCCCATGAACCTCCTCTTCCTGCCTGTGATTCTAAGTTAATGGAAAGAGctatgcgg ATTGACCATTTGTCGATAGAGAAACTGCTAATAGACAGTGTACATGCACGGTCACATCAGAAGCTGCAGGAATTAAAAGCCATCATGAAGAGTTTCAATACAAAGGATAACT CTTTCATCGAAACAGCCCTTCCAACACTGGTCATTCCCATCTTGGAGCCCTGTGGCCGTTCCGAGTGTCTTCATGTTTTTGTAGATCTTCATTCTGGAATGTTTCAGCTCATGTTGTATGGATTTG ACCAGTCCACATTGGAGGATATAGAAAAATCTATCAATGATGATATGAAGAGAATAATTCCTTGGCTTCAGCAACTCAA ATTTTGGCTTGGACAACAGCGGTGTAAGCATTCGGTAAAGCATCTTCCCACAGTGTGCTCTGAGACTTTGCATCTAACAAACTACGCAACCCACCCTGTTAATAATCTCTCTAGGCACAAGCTGTTTATCAAGCTGACCCGTCTTCCACAGTATTATATA GTAGTTGAAATGTTTGAGGTTGCTGGCAACCCCACAGAATTGGAGTATGCCTACCATTTCTTGTCTGTTGGTCATCAAGATGGAGAAGAGAATCCACCCACTGCTCTTGTGCTCCAGAAGTTCAAACCAAATGTAGAGGAGCTAGCTGTAGATGGCACATGCCGCAAGCAAGCTAAACCAGGCTCTAAGCGCAAG ctTTCTGGTGAGCAGGGTTCTTCTGAATGTAAGAAGCCAAAACGAACAGGGGAGATGTGTGCCTTCAATAAAGTACTTGCTCACTTTGTGGCTATGTGTGACTCCAACATGCCTTTCATCGGCCTTAGGATGGAG ctaTCCAACATGGAGATTCCACATCAAGGTGTTCAGATTGAAGGGGATGGTTTCAGTCATGCCATTAGAATACTAAG GGTTCCCCCATGTAAAGGAACAAGTGAAGAAACTCAGAAGGCGCTGGAACAGTCGCTACTTGATTGCACATTCCGACTCCAAGGCAGGAATAACCGTACTTGGGTGGCAGAGTTGGTATTTGCGAATTGTCCACTCAACAGCGCCACATCCAGGGAACAAG GCCCCACACGGCACGTCTACCTGACGTATGAAAACCCGCTTTCTGAGCCAGTTGGTGGCCGAAAGGTGGTCGAGATGTTCCTGAATGACTGGAATAGTATTGCTCGattgtatgaatgtgtattgGAATTTTCCCGTTGTTTACAAG ATATACCACCTCATCTAAATCTCTTCTCTGAGGTCCGTTTGTACAACTATCGAAAACTTATCCTGTGCTACGGCCCAACAAAGGGAAGCTCA ataAGCATACAGTGGAACTCTGTCCACCATAAATTTCATATCTCGCTTGGAACCACTGGCCCTAATTCCGGTTGTAGTAATTGTCACAATATCATTCTTCACCAGCTGCAGGAAATGTTCAACAAAGTTCCAAACGTAGTCCAGTTATTACAG GTATTATTTGACACACAAGCTCCTCTCAATGCAATTAACAAGCTTCCAACGGTGCCAATGCTGGGACTCACGCAACGAATAAACACGGCCTACCAGTGCTTTTCAATTCTCCCTCAGTCCCCCACACATATTCGACTGGCCTTCAGGAACATGTATTGCATTGACATTTACTGCAAAAGTCGGGGAGTTGTAGCAATACGTGATGGTGCCTACAGTCTCTTTGACAACAGCAAAATAGTTGAAGGATTTTATCCGGCGCCTGGACTTAAG ACTTTCCTAAATATGTTTGTAGACAGCAATCAGGATGCAAGGAGGCGATCGGTCAACGAGGATGATAATCCGCCGTCCCCGATAGGTGGTGATATGATGGATTCGCTAATATCCCAGTTACAACCACAAGCACAGCAAACACCACAG tTTGCAAAGCAGGCTGGTACATCGGGTGCATATCCTCTTACTTCACCACCCTCCTCCTACCACAATGCAGTTACACCTTCTCCATCTATGATGCACTCACAGTCACCTg GAAATCTGCAAAGTTCTCCAAGTGGTGCACTCAGAGCACCTTCACCTGCTTCCTTTGGTCCCACCCCATCACCTTCCTCCCTTGGAATTACAATGGTCCCCAACTCAAATTTTGCTAGTCCCCATG GTACATTAGACCCTAGTTCTCCGTACACCATGATGTCACCCAGCCAGCGTGCAGGGAATTGGCCAGGGTCTCCTCAAGTATCTGGTCCTTCTCCAGCAACTCGTATGACTGGGATGTCACCAGCAAATCCATCTCTTCACTCTCCTATCCCTGATGTGTCTCACTCCCCACGGGCTGGAACAA GTTCTCAGTCAATGCCAACAAATATGCCTCCCCCTCGAAAGCTACCTCAGCGCTCATGGGCTGCATCCATCCCGACAATCCTTACCCACAGTGCCTTGCACGTACTCCTATTGCCTTCTCCTACTCCAGGACTATCACCTGCTCTGGCAGGCAGCTACCTATGTTCTCCTCTGGAAAGGTTCCTTGGATCCGTTAACATGAGAAGGCATCTCCAGAGGATAATCCAGCAAGAAACG cTGCAGCTTATAAATTCCAATGAACCAGGTGTCATAATGTTCAAGACCGATGTCCTTAAGTGTCGGGTGGCTCTTAATCCCTCTACAAACCAGACATTGCAGCTGAAAGTTACACCAGAGAATGCCGGACAGTGGAAGCCAGAAGAGCTGCAAGTTCTGGAGAAATTCTTTGAAACCAGG gtTGCAGGTCCACCTTTCAAAGCAAATACCCTCATTGCTTTCACAAAACTGTTGGGTGCTCCAACACACATCCTAAGAGATTGTGTTCACATCATGAAGCTAGAACTG TTCCCAGATCAAACAAATCAGCTGAAATGGAATGTGCAGTTCTGCTTGACCATCCCTCCCAGCGCACCACCGATAGCTCCTCCAGGGACTCCTGCCGTTGTGCTTAAAtctaaaatgctgtttttt CTTCAACTAACTCAGAAAACATCAGTACCCACTGAGGCTGTTAGTATTATTGTTCCCATCATCTATGATATGGCATCTGGGACAACCCAGCAGGCTGACATTCCGCGTCAGCAGAACTCTTCAGGGACAGCTCCATTAATGGTCAGCAACATTCTAAAAAGATTTGCGGAGATGAATCCACCACGCCCAG GTGAATGTACGATTTTTGCCGCTGTACGGGATTTGATGGCCAATCTTACACTGCCTCCTGGTGGACGGCCGTGA